One Qiania dongpingensis genomic window carries:
- a CDS encoding TrpB-like pyridoxal phosphate-dependent enzyme — MKMKKIPHRLYLTEEQMPKQWYNLRADMKELPDPMLNPATFQPVSEEDLYPIFCKQLAHQEMDGTTRYIDIPEEIQDFYKMYRPSPLIRAFNLEKALGTPAKIYYKFEGNNTSGSHKLNSAIAQAYYAKEQGLTSLTTETGAGQWGTALAEACSYYNLPLTVYMVKCSYEQKPFRKAIIETFDGHIVASPSSTTNAGRKILEKDPNTTGSLGCAISEAVEKAVTTEGCRYVLGSVLNQVLLHQSIIGLESKTAMEMLDEYPDIVIGCAGGGSNLGGLIAPFMQDKLTGKASPRIIAVEPASCPSLTRGRYAYDFCDTGRVTPLARMYTLGCGFIPSANHAGGLRYHGMSPILSKLYHDGYMEAVSVEQTKVFEAATLFAKQETILPAPESSHAIRAAIDEALKCKETGEAKTILFGLTGTGYFDMNAYSSYLNGTMTDTVPTDEELEKAFGELPKIPGIQ; from the coding sequence ATGAAAATGAAAAAAATTCCGCACAGACTTTATTTGACCGAGGAGCAGATGCCGAAGCAATGGTATAATCTCCGTGCCGATATGAAGGAGCTTCCCGACCCGATGTTAAATCCGGCGACCTTCCAGCCTGTTTCTGAAGAGGATCTGTATCCCATCTTCTGCAAGCAGCTGGCGCACCAGGAAATGGACGGTACGACCCGTTACATCGATATCCCGGAGGAAATCCAGGATTTCTATAAAATGTACCGCCCCTCTCCGCTGATCCGGGCTTTTAATCTGGAAAAAGCGCTTGGGACACCCGCCAAGATCTATTATAAATTCGAGGGGAACAATACGTCAGGCAGCCATAAGCTCAACTCCGCCATCGCGCAGGCGTACTACGCTAAGGAACAGGGACTTACCAGCCTGACGACAGAGACAGGAGCCGGCCAGTGGGGCACTGCCCTGGCGGAAGCCTGCTCCTATTATAATCTGCCTCTGACGGTATATATGGTAAAATGTTCTTATGAGCAGAAGCCCTTCCGAAAAGCGATCATCGAGACCTTTGACGGCCATATCGTCGCCAGCCCCAGCAGCACGACCAATGCCGGCCGAAAGATCCTGGAAAAGGACCCCAACACCACCGGAAGCCTGGGCTGTGCCATTTCAGAGGCCGTGGAAAAAGCGGTCACCACGGAAGGCTGCCGTTATGTCCTCGGTTCTGTCCTGAATCAGGTCCTGCTGCATCAATCCATCATCGGCCTTGAATCCAAAACAGCCATGGAGATGCTGGACGAATATCCGGATATTGTCATCGGATGCGCGGGAGGCGGCTCCAATTTGGGCGGCCTGATCGCCCCTTTCATGCAGGATAAGCTGACGGGAAAGGCAAGCCCCAGGATCATAGCGGTAGAGCCCGCGTCCTGCCCGTCTCTCACAAGAGGCCGTTACGCCTACGATTTCTGTGATACCGGCCGTGTGACGCCGCTGGCCAGAATGTATACCCTAGGCTGCGGATTTATTCCTTCTGCCAATCATGCGGGCGGCCTGAGATATCATGGGATGTCTCCAATCCTTTCTAAGCTGTACCATGACGGTTACATGGAAGCCGTTTCCGTGGAGCAGACAAAGGTATTCGAAGCAGCCACCCTTTTTGCAAAGCAGGAAACCATCCTGCCGGCTCCGGAATCTTCCCATGCTATCCGCGCCGCTATTGATGAAGCACTGAAATGCAAAGAAACAGGAGAAGCCAAAACTATCCTTTTCGGATTGACCGGAACCGGTTATTTCGATATGAACGCCTACAGCTCTTACCTGAACGGCACCATGACCGATACGGTACCCACTGATGAAGAGCTGGAAAAAGCATTCGGGGAGCTTCCCAAGATTCCCGGGATCCAGTAA
- a CDS encoding aldo/keto reductase has protein sequence MEYRVLGRTGIKVSAVGLGGEGFEGKSYDECQEIVDCAMERGINFIDIYNSNPDVRSNVGKALSRYKRESFVVEGHLCSMWENGQYRRTRKLEEVVSAYEDFLERMRLDYVDIGMLHYIDDDRDFDRVFGGEVLEYVKELKKKGIIRVLGMSTHNPDMALRAVKSGIIDVILFSVNAAYDMLPASEEIDFLFEESTYKDRVYQGIDPKRAKLYQTCQNEGVALTVMKGYAAGVLLSGEECPFGKALTPVQCLHYCLTRPAVASVMVGAFDREQVLAAAAYGEASQEEKDYSEILSGAPRSSFHGHCMYCGHCAPCTVKIDIASVNKYLDLSLIQEKVPDTLMDHYGLLEHHAGECVECGKCMKNCPFGVDIIGKMRQAAGLFGK, from the coding sequence ATGGAATATCGGGTTTTGGGAAGAACGGGAATCAAGGTGAGCGCGGTTGGATTGGGCGGAGAAGGCTTTGAAGGGAAAAGCTATGATGAATGCCAGGAGATTGTGGACTGCGCCATGGAGCGGGGCATAAATTTTATCGATATCTATAATTCCAATCCGGATGTCAGGAGCAACGTAGGAAAAGCGCTCAGCCGGTATAAGAGAGAAAGTTTTGTGGTGGAAGGGCATCTGTGCTCCATGTGGGAGAACGGACAGTACCGCCGTACCAGAAAACTGGAGGAGGTGGTGTCCGCTTATGAGGATTTCCTCGAGAGGATGAGGCTGGATTATGTGGATATCGGAATGCTCCATTACATAGATGATGACCGGGATTTTGACCGGGTTTTCGGGGGAGAGGTCCTGGAATACGTGAAGGAACTTAAGAAAAAAGGGATAATCCGCGTTCTGGGGATGTCCACCCATAATCCGGATATGGCGCTTCGGGCTGTAAAATCGGGGATTATCGATGTGATCTTGTTCAGCGTCAATGCTGCCTACGACATGCTGCCTGCCAGCGAAGAAATAGATTTTTTATTCGAGGAAAGTACATATAAAGACCGGGTTTATCAGGGAATCGACCCGAAGAGGGCCAAGTTGTATCAGACTTGTCAGAATGAAGGGGTGGCGCTTACCGTCATGAAGGGATATGCCGCCGGAGTATTGCTGAGTGGAGAGGAATGTCCATTTGGAAAGGCTTTGACTCCGGTCCAGTGTCTGCATTACTGTCTGACGAGACCGGCTGTGGCTTCTGTTATGGTGGGGGCGTTTGACAGAGAGCAGGTCCTGGCGGCTGCCGCGTATGGCGAGGCCAGTCAGGAAGAAAAGGATTACAGCGAGATACTTTCCGGAGCGCCGAGGAGCTCATTCCATGGACACTGTATGTACTGCGGCCATTGTGCACCCTGCACCGTAAAGATTGACATAGCGTCTGTGAATAAATATCTGGATTTATCTCTGATACAGGAAAAGGTACCGGATACTCTCATGGACCACTATGGCCTTTTGGAGCATCATGCGGGAGAATGTGTGGAGTGCGGGAAATGTATGAAGAATTGTCCCTTTGGGGTGGACATCATCGGTAAGATGAGACAGGCCGCCGGTTTATTCGGGAAATGA
- a CDS encoding spermidine synthase: MGTKKILKNKYYLYMTEFFAGMSVMAVELGASRLLAPYFSSSQIVWTIIIGTIMIAMALGNIWGGKSADKNPDPDKLYMRLIIAAVWIAAIPLAGKYIILGISGLLVFAVNSNLLIWAAFLACMVIFVFPLFLLGTVTPSLVKYTVDSLDDSGKTVGTLGAFNTIGSIIGTFVPTFVTIPAVGTSITFLIFSGILLVLGLVYFISTKAKPVKCGVSVFLFLLCSIFGSAGKFAFWESGLLYEGESIYNYLQVKEDEDSVILSTNVLFGVQSIMKKDDSLTGMYYDYALAAPVMAGIPKKEAPSILVLGMGTGTYARQCQRYFDGVSVEGVEIDQKITNLAGEYFKLPEAVKVTTYDGRAYLNAVDEKYDVIMVDAYQDITIPFQMSSKEFFTMVRNHLTDDGIMVVNMNMHAEKEGNINQYLSDTIASVFDAVYTVDVENSTNRVLFASESPEDMDSFGARVKEIEDRELKTLMEKVEGSMEPYEKGGYLLTDDQAPVELLGMEVIDELIQDEVGYYKQVFKEEGIQGVLESF; this comes from the coding sequence ATGGGAACAAAAAAGATACTGAAGAACAAATACTATCTTTATATGACAGAATTTTTTGCCGGCATGTCGGTGATGGCGGTGGAGCTGGGAGCCAGCCGGCTTCTGGCGCCGTATTTCAGCTCTTCTCAGATCGTCTGGACGATCATCATCGGGACGATCATGATCGCCATGGCGCTCGGGAACATCTGGGGCGGAAAAAGCGCGGATAAGAATCCGGATCCGGACAAGCTTTATATGCGCCTGATCATTGCGGCAGTCTGGATAGCCGCCATTCCTCTGGCAGGCAAATATATCATTCTTGGTATTTCAGGGCTCCTTGTATTTGCAGTGAACAGCAATCTGCTGATATGGGCGGCATTTCTGGCCTGTATGGTCATCTTTGTATTTCCGCTTTTTCTTCTGGGGACTGTGACGCCTTCTCTGGTGAAGTATACGGTGGACAGCCTGGATGACAGCGGAAAGACGGTGGGAACCCTCGGCGCTTTTAATACGATCGGCAGCATCATCGGTACCTTTGTCCCTACTTTTGTCACCATACCGGCGGTAGGCACGTCCATTACATTCTTGATATTTTCCGGGATTTTGCTGGTTCTTGGACTGGTTTATTTCATCAGTACGAAAGCGAAACCGGTGAAATGCGGGGTGAGTGTTTTTCTGTTTCTGCTCTGCAGCATCTTTGGTTCTGCGGGGAAATTTGCGTTTTGGGAAAGCGGCCTTTTATATGAAGGGGAATCCATCTATAATTATCTCCAGGTAAAGGAAGATGAGGACAGCGTGATCCTCTCCACGAACGTCCTTTTTGGCGTCCAGTCGATCATGAAGAAGGACGACAGCCTGACAGGCATGTATTATGATTATGCGCTGGCAGCTCCGGTCATGGCGGGAATACCGAAAAAAGAAGCCCCCTCCATCCTGGTCCTGGGCATGGGGACGGGTACTTATGCCAGGCAGTGCCAGAGATATTTTGACGGGGTGTCTGTGGAAGGTGTTGAGATCGACCAGAAAATAACGAATCTGGCGGGGGAGTATTTCAAACTGCCGGAAGCCGTGAAGGTGACCACCTATGACGGCAGAGCGTATCTGAATGCTGTTGATGAGAAATACGATGTGATCATGGTGGACGCCTACCAGGATATCACGATTCCTTTTCAGATGTCTTCTAAAGAATTTTTCACGATGGTCCGGAATCATCTGACCGATGACGGGATCATGGTGGTAAACATGAATATGCATGCGGAAAAAGAAGGGAATATCAACCAATATCTTTCGGATACCATCGCGTCGGTCTTTGACGCCGTCTATACAGTGGATGTGGAAAACTCCACCAACCGGGTGCTGTTTGCATCGGAAAGCCCTGAGGACATGGATTCTTTTGGAGCGCGGGTGAAGGAGATAGAGGATCGGGAACTGAAGACGCTCATGGAAAAGGTGGAGGGCAGCATGGAGCCATATGAAAAAGGAGGGTATCTTCTCACGGATGACCAGGCGCCGGTGGAGCTTTTGGGAATGGAAGTGATTGATGAGCTGATACAAGATGAAGTCGGCTATTACAAACAGGTTTTTAAAGAAGAGGGAATCCAGGGAGTCCTGGAAAGTTTCTGA